The Spirosoma foliorum genome has a window encoding:
- a CDS encoding NADH-quinone oxidoreductase subunit J family protein, producing the protein MIQLAFYAFASLSLVGALAVLFTRNVLYAAFFLLLTLLGVAGLFVLASADFLAIAQIMIYVGGVLVLVIFGVMLTHKPEAPNDVNSQQPNRIASLNRAGGWSGWVLAGLVASGLFSALFTLLMRANFALLNQPVGWKSTVNTIGKQLMTEYIVPFEIAGILLLAALVGATYLASPLAKSFRNATR; encoded by the coding sequence GTGATTCAACTTGCCTTTTATGCGTTTGCTAGCCTTAGCCTTGTTGGGGCATTAGCCGTTCTGTTCACGCGGAACGTGCTATATGCTGCTTTTTTTCTCCTGCTCACACTACTTGGCGTAGCTGGTCTGTTTGTATTGGCCAGCGCCGATTTTCTGGCCATTGCTCAAATTATGATTTATGTGGGGGGCGTTTTAGTATTAGTCATCTTTGGGGTTATGCTGACGCACAAACCTGAAGCCCCCAATGATGTGAATAGCCAACAACCGAATCGTATTGCCTCTTTGAATCGGGCTGGTGGCTGGTCGGGCTGGGTACTTGCGGGATTAGTGGCTAGTGGCTTGTTTTCAGCTCTTTTTACATTGCTGATGAGGGCAAATTTTGCGCTTCTAAATCAGCCCGTTGGCTGGAAAAGCACCGTGAATACAATTGGCAAACAACTCATGACGGAATATATAGTCCCGTTTGAAATTGCCGGAATTCTTCTACTGGCAGCCCTCGTAGGAGCAACCTACTTAGCATCACCTCTGGCAAAATCGTTTCGAAATGCAACCCGTTGA
- a CDS encoding 4Fe-4S dicluster domain-containing protein has protein sequence MSYFKDIQSGIRTTIKGLGLTLRHLRNATHRRTPEGIASDNYFDLQNGLVTLQYPHEQLPIPDNGRYRLRNEIDDCIVCDKCAKVCPVDCITIDAIKATEEVGRASDGSPIRLYAAKFDIDMAKCCYCGLCTVVCPTECLTMDKKFDYSEFELGKLTYNFSNLTEEESNEKRSLYEQFLVEKEAAKAAQIAAKAAATAPAAKADTQSVAPKASPARPVFRPTVKPAAKVEPANSEGSSIEHPLTDATPQEMEQIAQGAIETTKHPVFEPTQKPVIHITDVPADAQQVEAKKPVVPKTGFRPSMKPSAAAPSPPSTSDASPSTDVPAETGLVLPTPSAKPAGFRPTMKPPVKEQASEEEPQASEPPKAKPAFRPTMKPAKPVEELPNESSEIAKVDAPVAKPAGFRPSMKPKVAEPEEGDTPSASEPLKAKPAFRPTMKPGLAKPEEPKSDISITPEDAYTKPVEESTSEPVEATVPDVPAAKPAGFRPTMKPKAPVEPKLDTPAPSEEVAPVAKPAGFRPTMKPKATTPEVDEVKADATINKDEKTEDAPVVEPAKPKPAFRPTMKPKPRPNEGESA, from the coding sequence GCGGCATCTTCGAAATGCCACCCATCGCCGGACTCCCGAAGGTATTGCGAGTGATAACTATTTTGACCTTCAGAATGGATTAGTTACCCTCCAGTACCCTCACGAACAATTACCCATTCCAGATAATGGTCGCTATCGGCTTCGTAATGAAATCGATGATTGTATCGTTTGCGATAAATGCGCCAAAGTTTGCCCGGTTGATTGCATTACAATCGACGCTATAAAAGCTACTGAAGAAGTAGGGCGGGCGTCTGATGGCTCTCCCATTCGATTGTACGCAGCCAAGTTTGATATCGACATGGCTAAGTGCTGCTATTGTGGCCTGTGCACGGTAGTTTGCCCGACTGAGTGCCTGACGATGGATAAGAAATTCGATTATAGTGAGTTTGAGTTAGGCAAACTGACCTATAATTTTTCGAATCTTACGGAGGAGGAGTCTAATGAGAAGCGTTCATTATATGAACAATTCTTAGTTGAGAAAGAGGCAGCCAAAGCAGCTCAGATAGCGGCCAAAGCTGCGGCCACAGCTCCAGCTGCCAAGGCAGATACTCAATCCGTTGCTCCTAAAGCAAGTCCAGCTCGTCCTGTATTCCGGCCAACCGTAAAGCCTGCAGCCAAAGTCGAGCCTGCAAACTCTGAAGGTTCGTCTATTGAGCACCCGCTAACAGATGCCACTCCTCAGGAAATGGAGCAGATAGCTCAGGGCGCTATAGAAACCACCAAGCATCCCGTTTTCGAGCCAACTCAGAAACCGGTAATTCATATTACGGATGTACCTGCCGATGCACAGCAAGTTGAAGCTAAAAAGCCAGTAGTGCCTAAAACGGGTTTCCGTCCATCGATGAAACCCAGTGCGGCTGCGCCATCCCCACCATCCACTTCCGATGCTAGCCCCAGTACTGATGTACCGGCAGAAACGGGACTAGTGCTGCCAACACCAAGTGCTAAGCCTGCAGGTTTCCGACCAACCATGAAGCCTCCTGTGAAGGAGCAAGCGTCGGAAGAAGAGCCACAAGCATCTGAACCACCTAAGGCTAAGCCTGCTTTCCGGCCAACCATGAAGCCAGCAAAGCCAGTGGAAGAACTGCCAAATGAGTCGTCAGAAATAGCAAAGGTAGACGCGCCAGTTGCAAAGCCTGCGGGTTTCCGACCATCGATGAAACCTAAAGTGGCGGAACCAGAAGAGGGTGATACACCATCGGCGTCTGAACCTCTTAAGGCTAAGCCCGCTTTCCGGCCAACTATGAAGCCCGGACTAGCGAAGCCGGAGGAGCCTAAGTCGGATATATCAATAACTCCCGAAGATGCCTATACAAAGCCTGTGGAGGAGTCGACAAGTGAGCCGGTTGAGGCAACTGTGCCGGATGTGCCAGCTGCAAAACCTGCTGGCTTCCGGCCAACAATGAAGCCGAAAGCTCCTGTAGAACCCAAGTTGGATACACCGGCTCCATCGGAAGAGGTGGCACCAGTTGCCAAGCCTGCGGGTTTCCGGCCGACTATGAAACCTAAGGCAACCACGCCTGAGGTTGATGAAGTGAAGGCAGATGCTACAATCAATAAAGACGAGAAAACAGAGGATGCCCCGGTGGTTGAACCTGCCAAACCAAAACCCGCTTTTCGGCCAACGATGAAGCCTAAACCAAGGCCTAACGAAGGAGAGTCGGCGTAA
- the nuoK gene encoding NADH-quinone oxidoreductase subunit NuoK, whose amino-acid sequence MQPVDSHLFLIVGAALFSIGLAVVLLKRHAIVVLMGIELMLNGVNVNLVAFSQYDPDRLQGQMLALFVMVVAAAESAVALAIVLQVYRHFRTAQLDELNELKQ is encoded by the coding sequence ATGCAACCCGTTGATAGCCATTTATTTTTGATTGTAGGAGCTGCTTTGTTTAGTATTGGCCTCGCTGTTGTGCTTCTAAAGCGCCACGCTATTGTTGTTTTGATGGGCATTGAACTAATGCTCAATGGCGTGAACGTTAACCTTGTTGCCTTTAGTCAATACGATCCTGATCGCTTACAAGGGCAGATGCTGGCGTTGTTTGTGATGGTTGTGGCAGCCGCAGAATCGGCAGTGGCATTGGCTATTGTGTTGCAAGTGTATCGCCATTTCCGGACGGCGCAGTTGGATGAATTGAACGAACTAAAACAATGA